In Pengzhenrongella sicca, a single genomic region encodes these proteins:
- a CDS encoding MBL fold metallo-hydrolase produces MSETFWICATCGVEHAARVECRICEDERQWVPAEGQLWTTLEELVESGHRGAVVELESDLYAVTATPGVGIGQTCMLVRTPAGNLLWDPLGYVDDALVDQVLALGEVVAVAASHPHMFGVQVAWSMALGGVPVLVSEADREWVARPHPAIRLWSAVEHIAPGLSLVQVGGHFPGSAVAHWAAGRRGRGVILAGDTVMANPDRTSVSFMRSYPNRIPLSGPVVERIAAALNRLEFDTLYSNFGNAITRDAKAVLRRSVDRHIGWVRGEFDHLT; encoded by the coding sequence ATGAGTGAAACGTTCTGGATCTGCGCGACCTGCGGGGTTGAGCACGCTGCGCGGGTCGAGTGCCGGATCTGCGAAGACGAGCGGCAGTGGGTCCCTGCTGAGGGCCAGCTCTGGACGACACTGGAGGAGCTAGTCGAGTCCGGACACCGGGGTGCGGTCGTCGAGCTCGAAAGTGATTTGTACGCGGTCACGGCTACCCCTGGCGTCGGGATCGGGCAGACCTGCATGCTGGTCCGCACCCCGGCCGGCAACCTGCTGTGGGATCCGCTGGGCTACGTCGACGACGCCCTCGTCGACCAGGTCCTCGCGCTCGGTGAGGTGGTTGCAGTGGCGGCCAGCCACCCGCACATGTTCGGCGTGCAGGTGGCCTGGAGCATGGCGCTGGGCGGGGTGCCGGTGCTGGTCTCCGAAGCCGATCGCGAATGGGTGGCCCGACCGCACCCGGCGATCCGGCTGTGGAGCGCCGTCGAGCACATCGCGCCGGGGTTGTCGCTGGTTCAGGTTGGCGGGCACTTCCCGGGCAGCGCGGTGGCGCACTGGGCAGCGGGAAGGCGGGGACGCGGCGTGATCCTCGCTGGCGACACGGTCATGGCCAACCCCGACCGGACCTCGGTGTCGTTCATGCGCAGCTACCCGAACCGGATCCCGCTGTCGGGGCCGGTGGTCGAGCGCATCGCCGCGGCGCTCAATCGCCTCGAGTTCGACACGCTCTACTCCAACTTCGGCAACGCCATCACCCGCGACGCCAAAGCCGTGCTGCGCCGATCTGTCGACCGGCATATCGGCTGGGTGCGCGGAGAATTCGACCACTTAACCTGA
- a CDS encoding sensor histidine kinase, whose amino-acid sequence MSTPGARWLGRWVGQPMLELAYVVGSLFLGLVAGTVTVAGLAVGVGLLPVFLLGVPVLVAVSYVVHALAIIELKRAGLFLDVTLRPRPMPSLGGNALGRRGMVRRALARVRSAEFWKEAVYCLLLLPLGMLSGTLVISAWAVALAGVALPAYAGFLPGDGVVTWLHWSNGAEIVTGFALGVVVALLARVLTGGVAAAHLALAEALLSPSEKDALRGEVTRLTETRSRMVDAADAERRRIERDLHDGAQQHLVALAMNLGRAQLKFDTDPEGARALVNQAHQEAKDSIVTLRNVVRGVHPAVLTDRGLDAALSALAARSPVPVRVYVDVAQRPSPTVEAVAYFVVSESLTNIARHSGAAHAAVRIERAGDQLRVEVADDGRGGAAETPGGGLAGLRDRVAAVDGSLRVDSPPGGGTAVTVEVPCAS is encoded by the coding sequence ATGAGCACCCCCGGGGCACGCTGGCTGGGCCGTTGGGTCGGCCAACCCATGCTCGAGCTCGCGTACGTGGTGGGAAGCCTCTTCCTGGGGCTGGTCGCTGGAACGGTGACGGTGGCCGGACTTGCCGTCGGTGTGGGCTTGCTGCCGGTGTTCTTGCTCGGCGTTCCGGTGCTCGTCGCGGTCTCCTACGTGGTCCACGCCCTGGCGATCATCGAACTGAAGCGCGCCGGCCTGTTCTTGGACGTCACGCTCCGGCCGCGGCCGATGCCGAGCCTCGGCGGGAACGCACTCGGGCGACGTGGCATGGTGCGTCGAGCGCTCGCCAGAGTGCGCTCCGCCGAGTTCTGGAAGGAGGCGGTCTACTGCCTGCTGCTGCTTCCCCTCGGAATGTTGTCAGGCACGCTGGTCATTTCCGCGTGGGCCGTTGCACTGGCGGGGGTGGCGCTGCCCGCGTACGCGGGCTTCCTGCCCGGGGACGGGGTCGTCACCTGGTTGCACTGGTCGAACGGGGCCGAGATCGTCACGGGCTTTGCACTGGGGGTCGTCGTTGCGCTGCTCGCCCGGGTGCTCACGGGTGGTGTTGCCGCTGCGCATCTCGCGCTGGCGGAAGCCCTGCTTTCCCCTTCCGAGAAGGACGCCCTGCGCGGGGAGGTGACCCGGCTCACCGAGACGAGATCCCGCATGGTTGACGCGGCTGACGCTGAACGCCGCCGGATCGAACGGGATCTGCACGACGGCGCGCAGCAGCACCTAGTCGCGCTGGCGATGAATCTCGGTCGCGCACAGCTCAAGTTCGACACCGACCCCGAGGGGGCTCGCGCGCTCGTCAACCAGGCGCACCAGGAGGCGAAGGACTCGATCGTTACCTTGCGCAACGTCGTGCGCGGCGTGCACCCCGCAGTCCTGACAGATCGGGGCCTCGACGCGGCGCTGTCGGCCCTCGCGGCCCGGTCACCCGTTCCGGTGCGCGTGTACGTCGATGTGGCGCAGCGGCCGAGCCCGACGGTCGAGGCCGTCGCCTACTTCGTGGTCAGCGAGTCGCTCACCAACATTGCTCGGCATTCGGGTGCGGCCCACGCCGCCGTGCGGATCGAGCGCGCGGGCGACCAACTGCGCGTCGAGGTCGCCGATGACGGCAGGGGCGGTGCGGCCGAGACGCCCGGCGGGGGACTTGCCGGACTGCGGGACCGGGTCGCCGCTGTCGACGGCTCGCTTCGAGTGGACAGCCCGCCGGGTGGCGGGACCGCAGTGACCGTGGAGGTACCGTGCGCGTCCTGA
- a CDS encoding group II truncated hemoglobin: MIDGEDIPTLIEWAGGPVAITRLINSFYDRVEADELLSPFFPGGVSQTHREHVSSWWIEVLGGPARYTERLGGYEAMLTHHRGLGITGEQRLRFATTMSQAADDADLPADPEFRAAMIGYLEWGTRLAMANSQQDAQPIAHAPVPRWGWGVAPPYQP, from the coding sequence ATGATCGACGGAGAAGACATACCGACCTTGATCGAGTGGGCGGGTGGCCCTGTCGCCATCACCCGACTCATCAATTCGTTCTACGACAGGGTGGAGGCTGACGAGCTGCTGAGCCCGTTCTTTCCTGGCGGAGTCAGCCAGACTCATCGCGAGCACGTCAGCTCGTGGTGGATCGAGGTCCTCGGCGGGCCCGCCCGGTACACCGAACGGCTGGGCGGGTACGAGGCGATGCTCACCCACCATCGCGGACTAGGCATCACCGGCGAACAGCGACTGCGGTTCGCTACCACGATGAGCCAAGCAGCCGACGACGCAGACCTGCCCGCCGATCCTGAGTTCCGCGCGGCAATGATCGGCTACCTGGAGTGGGGGACTCGCCTGGCTATGGCCAACTCCCAGCAGGACGCCCAACCCATCGCCCACGCACCGGTCCCACGGTGGGGCTGGGGCGTTGCCCCGCCATACCAGCCATAA
- a CDS encoding transcriptional regulator encodes MTTLTAVSEVEFSTLRDNLNVSDSVLSKHLAALGEVRYIKSRKGVHLGRRTTWISMTSTGGKALREHAAVLRELIAGVE; translated from the coding sequence ATGACGACGCTGACCGCCGTATCCGAGGTCGAGTTCTCGACCCTTCGCGACAACCTCAACGTCAGCGACTCCGTACTCTCCAAGCATCTGGCGGCACTTGGGGAAGTTCGCTACATCAAGAGCCGCAAGGGCGTTCATCTCGGTCGGCGGACAACCTGGATCTCCATGACCTCCACAGGCGGCAAGGCGCTCCGTGAGCACGCTGCGGTGCTCAGGGAACTGATCGCTGGGGTGGAGTAG